In the Candidatus Poribacteria bacterium genome, GTTCGGACAGAAGTTGACGTTTTCTTAGCCGGTCCAGGGAGAGGCGGCGTAAAAGTGACAACCGCGCCCGTTCAAAATCAGGTATTGTCACTGCTGTGATCTGATAATTCCGCTTTTTCAGATCTGTGAGGATGTGTGACAGATAGAGGCGCGCGTTGAGGATCCACTGATCAGCGTAAGCTGCAGCGAGCAGCGGGAGTGCAATTGTCAAACGGGGTGAATCGAGCAGCCACTGCTCAGCGTATTCGGCAAAGTCTGTATCCACAAGTCCATTACTTCCGAGTGAATAGACGACATAGCGTTTATCCTCCCGCGTCTCCATTCTCGGATTGAGCGGCGTGTTTAGTGTGAGGCGTTTTGTGCCATCAATCTCAAAAACCCAGAAAAAATAGTCTTCATTGTGTCCAAGATAACCGATTTCTACGTCAAGCCGGTGCGCGGCTTCAGTCGTAATTGGGCTTGTCACCATATCGCGTTTGAGTAAGGCGGGATAGATAGCCGCAAAAAAGATTTGTTCAAATCCGAGCGGTTGATCGGTATGTGCCAGCGTATCCAAGAGAATCTGCTCTTGTTCTGGACGTTTCAGTTCTAAGCAGCTTTTTGCGAAGACTTCATCCCTAAGCGCACGCATTTCAGGCGGGGCGTTTGGGTGAAGCGGTTGGAGTTCTTGTATGCGCCTAAGAATACGGCGGCGTTTGGGTATCGTGCGCCAAAGCACCCAATGCCATAAGGTTCGCCATGTTTCCCTTTCACGCAATTGGCTAAGGAGTGCGATCACGCTCGTCAAGAAGCGTTGGAATATGCTGTCGGAGGCAAGGTTTCGTTGTTGGTTCGCCATGGTTTTTTAGTTGTCAGTTTTCAGTCTGAAAACTATAAAAATTTGACCTTTTGCTGAGAGTGTGCTATAATATATGTTGCTGAGCAGAGCCGGAGTGGTGAAATTGGTAGACGCACGGGACTCAAAATCCCGCGGGCCCTAGGTCCATGTCGGTTCGAGTCCGACCTCCGGCATCAGGCGATGGTTTCTCGTAAAGCCATCGCCTTCTCTTTTCGTGGTTACATCGAAACGATTTTACGCATCCGTTGTGCAAGGTCAATCTGAGCTGCCCTGTCACCACCCACTTCATGGATGACGTAACCGTCGTAACCGATTGCCCGAAACGCTTCCATGACTGCTTTCCAGTCCGTATCGCCATCTAAGAGATTAACGAACTGGTGTGCACCGCGGGCGAAATCTTTGAAATGGACCCGTTTGATGCGGTGTGCGAGTTCACGGATCCAGTGCTCCGGGTAACCGTAAGCCATCATGTTTGCGGTATCAAGATAGGTGCCTACCCATTCGCTATCTATCTCATCTACAATATCGCGCATCTCTTTAGGACTGAGCAGGAATTTGTTCCAGACGTTTTCAAGCCCGATTGCAACCTTGTGTGCTTCTGCTGAAGGGGCTAAGTCTTTCAGGATACCGACGAGGTTATCCCAAACTTCTTGGTATGTCCCCTCAGCGGTGAGTTGACCGGGGTGCAGTAGAATCCCGCCGACACCGAGTGCGCCTGCGACTTCCAAACCACGGGCGAGAGAGACCGCCCCTTTTTCGCGCTGCGTTGCATCCAAACTGAGAAGGTTACCACGGTCGGCGTAACCTGCTGTGATACTCCCAATTTCGATACCTGCCGTCTCACACTTCGCTGCGATGCCGCCAAGTTCCGTGTCGCTCATATTGATGTCGGTATCTTTTCCTTCACCGAATGTGAGTTCAACGGCATCGTATCCGGCATCTTGGCAGAGGGAGAGCGTATCGTCTAACGACATGCCTCCAAGTATAATTTGGGTAACACCTATCTTCATTGCTTTTCCTTTTCGTTATGAAACTGTGTAGCCGTTAGAGATTGTATACAGAGGTGTCGGGTTTCGAGGCATTGCGGACACCGAATCGCGACATAATACATATCGTTGAACACGGCATCAATCCAGTTGTGCGATTGTTCTGACGACGGGCTGCCCAAAAACTGATCAAGCACCTCGTATGCCCTGTCGCAGTCCGGGCAGATTTGCAGGTCGTGTCCGATGTCAGTCTGGTCAAGCCATCGCATCTTATCTGCTATCCTTCAGAAGAGACCAAAAATTCGGAGACCGATTTGAGGTAACGGTTCGGCAGGCGTGCCTCAACGTGAATGGCTTCGTCTGTGTATTCTGTGTTAAGCACGGTGCCGTGTTTATAGAGTAAATCGAGGGTTTTTCCTTCTGTGTATGGAATACTGAAGGAGAGGTTCGTACCGAGTTCAGCAAACCGCTTTGATAGTGTATCCATTAATGTCTCAACGCCATCGCCGCGTTGCGCGGAGATTGGAAACGCATCTGGATGTTGGCACTGTAGCAGGTGTAGGTCGTTTTCGGTTTTAAGCCGGTCAGTTTTATTGAAAACCATAAGCGTTGGAATCTCCGTAGCATCCAATTCGTCAAGGACTTCGTTTACGGCGGCGATCTGTGCTTCTGCTTCTGGATGACTTACATCAATAACGTGAAGTAGCAGGTCGGCTTCCGTTACCTCTTCGAGTG is a window encoding:
- a CDS encoding sugar phosphate isomerase/epimerase, giving the protein MKIGVTQIILGGMSLDDTLSLCQDAGYDAVELTFGEGKDTDINMSDTELGGIAAKCETAGIEIGSITAGYADRGNLLSLDATQREKGAVSLARGLEVAGALGVGGILLHPGQLTAEGTYQEVWDNLVGILKDLAPSAEAHKVAIGLENVWNKFLLSPKEMRDIVDEIDSEWVGTYLDTANMMAYGYPEHWIRELAHRIKRVHFKDFARGAHQFVNLLDGDTDWKAVMEAFRAIGYDGYVIHEVGGDRAAQIDLAQRMRKIVSM